A region from the Rhizoctonia solani chromosome 13, complete sequence genome encodes:
- a CDS encoding GMC oxidoreductase yields the protein MPESNSVPGYGIYRIALVDLVNPACGKHELSRKDDNALAASELSSLSDSPVNKWIVYPVSASEQGIGDFRISSIDGKHVLSWKEEDLSLVPSGSSRTTWNIEAAKGKNGGEIWHYLKISPNDKPGYYIKVNDTTGPLTKILTKEDEAPCSGWKFEKISDEVPEHLSWSALSAADGESFQQKFFNLTLKEAAWEEYDIIIVGSGIGGGILANDLYDTNSRLGKNAKRILLLERGGLVFHSHCLNTARPAGLANDRGQQNDTFFKQFKRQYLFEPKLEKEDAEIPGDPKRDPKQQDPWSGGAMYCLGGRSAAWGLFAPRVHDSVLRDKYHSQVYQDLREQYYDKAERLMLVSLPTTRRAHQHVMDRLTSKCQEVEPSVQWQWGRIASEFKDDRNFDFAEGAYSTIDKILEIAMSRPKTDVQSRSGDDVFTEHKYFKTVLNADVRSLNFDTNGAVTGVNVKAANGENTTINVRNPGKGVENGKVVLCAGSVHSPAILLRSDHTKAKIQDGKYNALHLTDHNILFFQASFRYTNPALREELGAMKLQTYAKIDNQIVLFNMSIDASSFLPRGKSPDPKLPKFIFVIMLQDELVKDNSIVLENDEPKIRLNRRNMPLSEEKMRKFILAAMKALVGSAGLEFVDFEDLKADSKFNDVNDKKFLKKIDIGYLPLGGVAHELGTLPMVSKLESDAFCLDSNLRVRPEICDGVYVCDLSCFPHSPAANPTLTLAALAIRLSRHLNERLRVKVQDNTRVYTVNQTSAKVRVFLSYQKPRGKSGNAEEAVVLAPGQEYSWQREANVPQGLFIYRLDMSSQEEKFLDRPVVLVAHPGKVTPILYD from the exons ATGCCTGAGTCCAACTCTGTACCCGGATACGGGATATACCGTATTGCTCTTGTTGACCTAGTCAATCCTGCATGCGGGAAGCACGAGCTATCGAGAAAGGATGATAACGCATTAGCTGCATCTGAGCTATCGAGCCTCTCGGACAGCCCAGTGAATAAG TGGATCGTTTATCCTGTATCTGCTTCTGAACAAGGTATCGGCGATTTTAGAATCTCGAgcattgatggcaaacatGTTTTGTCATGGAAGGAGGAAGATCTTAGCCTGGTACCATCGGGGTCTTCACGCACAACTTGGAACATAGAAGCTGCAAAGGGAAAAAATGGGGGCGAAATTTGGCATTATTTGAA GATATCTCCAAACGACAAACCTGGATATTATATAAAAGTCAACGACACG ACAGGCCCTCTCACCAAAATATTGACTAAGGAG GATGAGGCTCCGTGTTCGGGCTggaaatttgagaaaatatcAGATGAAGTACCTGAACATTTATCTTGGTCTGCTTTGTCCGCGGCAGACGGAGAGTCTTTCCAGCAAAAGTTCTTCAACCTTACCCTGAAAGAGGCTGCTTGGGAGGAGTACGATATCATCATTGTTGGCTCTGGTATCGGAGGCGGAATTCTAGCAAACGACCTCTACGACACCAACTCTAGGCTCGGAAAGAACGCGAAGCGGATTCTCCTCCTTGAGAGGGGAGGTCTGGTATTTCATTCTCACTGTTTGAATACTGCTCGTCCTGCTGGATTAGCAAATGATCGTGGCCAACAAAACGATACCTTTTTCAAGCAATTCAAGCGTCAATACTTATTTGAGCCCAAACTTGAGAAGGAGGATGCCGAAATTCCTGGAGATCCGAAACGCGATCCTAAGCAGCAAGACCCCTGGAGTGGTGGTGCCATGTACTGCCTTGGGGGCCGTAGCGCTGCCTGGGGATTGTTTGCGCCTCGCGTCCATGACAGTGTCCTCCGAGATAAATATCACTCCCAAGTTTATCAAGATCTACGCGAACAGTATTACGACAAAGCCGAGCGCCTCATGCTAGTCTCCCTACCGACCACTCGCCGGGCACATCAACACGTAATGGATCGTCTCACTTCGAAATGCCAGGAAGTGGAGCCGAGTGTCCAGTGGCAATGGGGCCGAATCGCGTCAGAATTCAAGGATGACCGTAACTTTGACTTTGCCGAAGGCGCATATTCTACTATTGACAAGATCCTGGAGATTGCTATGAGCCGCCCAAAGACAGACGTTCAGAGTCGCAGCGGAGACGATGTTTTCACCGAGCACAAGTATTTCAAGACTGTCCTCAACGCCGATGTTAGATCATTGAACTTTGACACAAACGGTGCTGTTACGGGTGTAAACGTCAAGGCAGCCAATGGGGAAAATACTACTATCAATGTTAGGAATCCGGGAAAAGGGGTCGAAAACGGAAAGGTCGTACTATGCGCGGGGAGCGTACATTCTCCTGCTATCCTACTTCGAAGCGATCACACCAAAGCTAAAATTCAGGATGGGAAGTATAACGCGCTCCACCTGACCGACCATAAcatccttttcttccaagcTTCATTCCGCTACACCAATCCCGCCCTTAGGGAGGAATTAGGAGCGATGAAGCTACAAACCTATGCCAAAATTGATAATCAAATAGTCCTATTCAACATGTCCATTGATGCGTCCTCATTTCTCCCAAGAGGGAAATCTCCCGATCCAAAGCTCCCGAAATTCATCTTCGTTATTATGTTGCAAGACGAACTTGTCAAAGACAACAGCATCGTACTGGAGAATGATGAACCAAAGATCCGGCTAAACAGGAGGAACATGCCGCTTAGCGAAGAGAAGATGCGTAAATTCATTTTAGCTGCTATGAAGGCCCTCGTTGGCTCAGCTGGACTGGAGTTTGTTGACTTCGAGGACTTGAAAGCGGACTCCAAATTCAACGACGTCAACGACAAAAAATTCCTGAAAAAGATCGATATCGGATACCTCCCGCTCGGGGGTGTGGCGCACGAACTCGGAACGTTGCCCATGGTTAGCAAGCTTGAATCGGACGCGTTCTGCCTTGATTCGAATCTTCGAGTGCGACCTGAAATATGCGATGGAGTTTACGTCTGTGACCTTTCATGCTTCCCTCACTCTCCCGCAGCTAACCCCACACTTACTCTTGCGGCTCTCGCCATTCGTCTCTCTCGCCATCTTAATGAACGACTTCGAGTTAAGGTCCAGGACAATACGCGCGTTTACACCGTTAATCAAACAAGCGCCAAGGTTCGAGTTTTCCTCTCCTATCAGAAACCGCGTGGAAAGAGTGGTAATGCGGAGGAGGCAGTTGTCCTGGCGCCAGGCCAAGAATATTCGTGGCAACGGGAGGCGAATGTGCCTCAGGGACTCTTTATATACAGACTTGATATGAGCTCGCAAGAGGAGAAATTCTTGGATAGACCTGTTGTCCTTGTGGCTCATCCTGGAAAAGTGACACCTATTTTGTACGACTGA
- a CDS encoding Transposase family tnp2, which translates to MPDLFPPEPEDIDHDTEPYHSELETIPELNLTHIWEQVMRARSPLDLGDQELRSEGSRSHSTHTSKTPLDSLELGGSDSDESADVDNVEYDPATYGLPPESFIREQLLVKVAKLGYLANLNDCPYCHSPRLDPSGRPYSIFQHIPLIPQLRALFRNRATFLKMLYWSEFQRSGTHVRDVFDAVLYELLCATRVVVDGVEQPYRHFEDFQELALAIALDGMGPFKRQNHSCWPILIIIYNFPPEIRTHLSNMICTGVIPGPHSPKDLNSFLQPLIDELVELSRGVEAVDVVNEEVFALRAHILAAFGDLPAIAKLMEFVGHNGRFPCRLCKIMSILGRTAKNASHLYCPLHRSDDTGLDPYELPLRTHEECLKDGYDVLRAPNDTVRADLATDCGIKGVTLLAKLSSIRIPDSFPVEAMHLVWINLIPQLADLWREKFNGIDSGFEDYLINALVWNSMGDINRSHFTAESWSRWATHAAPNLLRRRFMDLRYYIHFVCLVNLMNKCTDHAVDRSELPAIRRGFIEWVEDFEQIYYQHDPERIQVCTTNIHYLLHIVDSIERLGPLPGYWAFPMEQYCSFIGASVKSRRFPYANIARRVCDVAQLCIIREIYDLRNMISFGQTRASTEEDLKTEMREGDKFENYPNRIFLTPWAEALTVTPELRAQISKYLATTYEVRIGKKLALELIPDTLQQWGRMRITQGGNLIQARGYHKLRWDGRDASFVRYELLADRLAHLPRATPDFVPTSYYGQLQYLFKLPLKPESVVNPSKDGSKYLILAFILEAPVVIEDAYEYRVTWYEGKLGSGEVVDALTIQCAIGRIQDNKRWWIIDRIYTCYALDEQSPGNPTLIHASDPSAQIRTPQISPTPDEECKSDPRPRIRPLRKCPTPKKPKNPTPEQKSDPSRNSDPWGLQTSDPREKVRPSRGFGFKKPNPIRNNPPAPGSGFS; encoded by the exons ATGCCGGACCTTTTCCCCCCCGAGCCCGAAGATATAGACCATGATACAGAACCGTATCATTCGGAGCTCGAGACCATACCTGAACTCAACCTAACCCATATTTGGGAACAGGTCATGCGAGCACGCAGCCCGCTCGACTTGGGAGATCAAGAGCTTCGCTCCGAAGGCTCTCGTTCACACAGCACACATACCTCAAAGACGCCATTGGATTCGTTGGAGCTTGGAGGAAGTGACTCGGATGAGTCGGCGGATGTGGACAACGTGGAATACGACCCTGCGACATATGGATTACCGCCCGAATCGTTCATTCGGGAGCAATTGTTGGTCAAGGTTGCTAAACTGG GATATCTTGCCAATCTCAACGATTGCCCTTACTGTCATTCCCCTCGCCTTGACCCTTCTGGACGTCCATATTCCATTTTCCAACATATTCCACTTATCCCCCAGCTGCGAGCACTCTTTCGGAACCGAGCAACATTCTTAAAAATGCTATATTGGTCTGAATTCCAGCGGAGTGGAACACACGTCCGGGATGTATTTGACGCCGTACTCTATGAACTATTATGCGCTACGCGCGTGGTTGTCGATGGAGTTGAACAGCCATACCGACATTTCGAGGACTTTCAAGAGCTTGCGCTGGCAATCGCACTGGACGGCATGGGCCCATTTAAGCGACAAAATCATTCATGTTGGCCAATACTTATTATTATCTACAACTTCCCCCCCGAAATCCGAACACACCTCTCCAACATGATATGCACCGGCGTTATTCCTGGTCCCCACTCCCCCAAAGACCTCAACTCCTTCCTCCAGCCGCTAATCGACGAACTTGTGGAGCTGTCTCGAGGTGTTGAGGCCGTAGATGTGGTTAACGAAGAGGTTTTTGCTCTTCGTGCGCATATTCTTGCGGCGTTTGGAGACTTACCGGCAATTGCAAAATTGATGGAGTTTGTAGGCCATAATGGCCGCTTCCCTTGTCGCTTATGCAAGATTATGAGTATTCTTGGTCGCACAGCCAAGAACGCATCCCATCTGTATTGCCCACTCCATCGTTCAGACGACACCGGACTTGACCCCTACGAACTCCCACTCCGCACTCACGAGGAGTGCCTTAAAGATGGATACGATGTCCTCCGAGCTCCAAACGACACTGTACGGGCCGACTTAGCAACTGATTGCGGCATCAAGGGTGTGACGTTGTTGGCTAAACTCTCGTCGATCCGGATCCCCGACTCGTTCCCCGTCGAAGCTATGCATCTTGTGTGGATAAACTTGATCCCTCAGCTTGCAGACTTATGGCGCGAAAAATTCAATGGAATTGATTCTGGATTTGAGGATTACTTGATCAACGCGCTTGTCTGGAATTCTATGGGGGACAT AAATCGCTCACATTTTACTGCTGAATCTTGGTCTCGCTGGGCAACCCACGCGGCCCCAAATTTACTGCGCCGTCGCTTTATGGACTTGAGGTATTATATTCATTTTGTTTGTCTAGTCAACCTAATGAACAAATGCACCGACCACGCCGTCGACCGCTCTGAGCTCCCGGCGATTCGTCGAGGCTTCATTGAGTGGGTGGAGGATTTCGAACA GATCTACTACCAGCACGATCCAGAGCGCATACAAGTGTGTACAACAAATATACACTATTTGCTTCATATCGTGGACTCAATCGAGCGTCTTGGGCCCCTACCTGGCTACTGGGCATTCCCTATGGAGCAATACTGTAGCTTCATTGGGGCCTCGGTGAAAAGCCGGCGATTTCCTTACGCGAACATTGCTCGGCGCGTTTGCGATGTCGCTCAGCTTTGTATCATTCGCGAAATATACGACTTACGCAATATGATCAGCTTCGGGCAAACCCGAGCATCAACCGAGGAGGACTTGAAGACTGAGATGAGGGAAGGTGATAAATTCGAAAACT ATCCCAACCGAATATTCCTAACCCCCTGGGCCGAGGCGCTCACTGTAACTCCTGAACTACGCGCACAGATCTCCAAGTACTTGGCAACCACCTATGAAGTACGAATTGGAAAGAAATTAGCTCTAGAGCTGATTCCCGATACCCTCCAACAATGGGGCCGAATGCGAATCACCCAGGGAGGCAACTTGATTCAAGCACGAGGCTACCATAAGCTACGATGGGACGGCCGCGACGCATCATTTGTTCGG TATGAACTGCTGGCCGATCGACTTGCTCATCTTCCAAGAGCAACACCCGACTTCGTCCCAACTTCTTATTATGGTCAGCTTCAATATTTGTTTAAGTTGCCCCTAAAGCCCGAAAGTGTCGTCAATCCGTCAAAGGATGGATCAAAATATCTCATTCTCGCGTTCATCTTGGAGGCACCAGTGGTTATTGAAGATGCTTACGAATACAGGGTCACATGGTACGAGGGAAAGTTGGGAAGTGGGGAAGTGGTCGACGCCCTAACCATACAGTGTGCTATTGGACGAATTCAAGACAACAAGCGTTGGTGGATCATTGATAGGA TTTACACTTGCTACGCGCTGGATGAGCAATCGCCTGGAAATCCGACCCTCATTCACGCATCCGACCCCAGTGCTCAAATCCGAACCCCTCAAATAAGCCCGACCCCCGACGAAGAATGTAAATCCGACCCCCGGCCACGAATCCGGCCCCTCCGAAAATGTCCGACCCCTAAAAAACCCAAGAACCCGACCCCCGAGCAGAAATCCGACCCCTCGAGAAATTCCGACCCCTGGGGATTACAGACATCCGACCCTCGAGAAAAAGTCCGACCCTCGAGGGGGTTCGGATTTAAAAAGCCGAACCCCATCCGAAATAACCCCCCGGCGCCGGGGTCCGGTTTTTCCTAG